The following proteins are encoded in a genomic region of Bacteroidales bacterium:
- a CDS encoding DUF87 domain-containing protein, with translation MDSFITKITDVDFFKEGQNEALFVGRPFAINFNKLKLLISDFWKYKVKGIPQGTFLLAFYDNPYDEEIHEALLLRVLDPAPLPTDNNVITSMVEYYKDNLKTSGKQSELDDFTRYEFSFSGLECRILGTFYKENGKIEFGADVENFYSSHNYKVYKATGKVLEIIANQRDKDILAGGETEFAIGNVRYSSSRRQLLNDKAVNDVKVFINPGDLLGKRTALFGMTRTGKSNTVKKIIQATVEISSKSKYKSLDSLPPFENLLEAFDNSTGAPKLPVGQIIFDINGEYANANLQDEGTAIFDMYKELVIRYSVLDKTDEGFRVLKTNFYSEIQAGFELVRSTLTSNPSNYIQSICAMDLNIPEGYIKPISEKTSDEKNAANLYDRKVALYKACLYAAGFKTNNNRVKFFGDTKTINTIIPEIKPHEGITLEECITWFTALYEATADSSLSQLFIQYRTDKGFDYLDEDMKAMLVFLTRKSTPNGSANLSGFRILRSISNLHTPTVQQAFEKEIVNALRLGKIVIIDLSQGDPLIQRLYSEKICSRIFIDSMNNFIKANPNNFIQFYFEEAHNLFPKKEDKDLSQIYNRIAKEGAKLNLAMTYATQEVSSISSNILKNTQNWFIAHLNNEDETKELRKYYDFVDFTDSLVRFSAKNDKGFVRMKSYSNPFIVPVQIEKFSAKTLSNGI, from the coding sequence ATGGATTCCTTTATTACCAAAATAACCGACGTTGACTTTTTCAAAGAAGGCCAAAATGAAGCTCTTTTTGTCGGACGACCATTTGCGATTAATTTTAATAAACTGAAATTGTTAATATCAGATTTCTGGAAATACAAAGTAAAAGGTATTCCACAAGGGACATTTTTATTAGCATTTTACGATAATCCATACGATGAAGAAATCCATGAAGCATTACTTTTAAGGGTTCTAGATCCGGCTCCTTTACCTACAGACAATAATGTAATTACTTCAATGGTTGAGTATTACAAGGACAATTTAAAAACATCTGGAAAACAAAGTGAACTTGATGATTTTACTCGATATGAATTTAGTTTTTCTGGCCTTGAATGCCGTATTCTTGGGACATTTTACAAGGAAAATGGCAAAATTGAATTTGGAGCTGATGTAGAAAACTTCTATTCATCTCATAATTATAAAGTTTATAAAGCAACAGGGAAAGTCCTTGAAATTATAGCAAATCAACGTGATAAAGATATTCTTGCTGGCGGAGAAACCGAATTTGCTATTGGAAATGTCCGCTATAGTTCAAGTAGACGACAATTATTAAATGACAAAGCCGTAAATGATGTAAAAGTTTTTATTAATCCTGGTGATTTACTTGGAAAAAGAACAGCGCTGTTTGGAATGACAAGAACTGGAAAATCAAATACTGTAAAAAAGATAATTCAAGCTACTGTTGAAATCTCTTCTAAGTCAAAATATAAATCTTTAGATTCTCTGCCTCCTTTCGAAAACTTACTTGAAGCATTTGATAATTCAACGGGTGCTCCTAAATTACCAGTAGGTCAAATTATCTTTGATATAAATGGTGAATATGCAAATGCAAATCTACAGGATGAAGGCACTGCTATATTTGATATGTATAAAGAGTTAGTAATTAGATATAGCGTTTTAGATAAAACTGACGAAGGTTTTAGAGTATTAAAAACTAATTTCTATTCAGAGATTCAAGCTGGGTTTGAATTAGTGCGTTCAACATTAACATCAAATCCCAGTAATTATATTCAATCCATATGTGCAATGGATTTAAATATACCAGAGGGTTATATCAAGCCTATAAGTGAAAAAACAAGTGATGAAAAAAATGCCGCAAATCTTTATGACCGAAAGGTTGCACTTTACAAAGCATGTTTGTATGCAGCTGGTTTTAAGACAAACAATAATCGAGTTAAGTTTTTTGGAGACACAAAAACTATAAATACTATTATTCCAGAAATAAAGCCACACGAAGGAATTACTCTTGAAGAATGTATAACATGGTTCACTGCATTATATGAAGCTACTGCAGATTCTTCCTTATCACAATTATTCATTCAGTATAGAACAGATAAAGGTTTTGATTATCTAGATGAAGATATGAAAGCCATGTTAGTATTTTTGACACGAAAATCAACTCCAAATGGGAGTGCTAATCTTTCCGGTTTTAGGATTTTGAGGTCTATCTCAAATCTTCATACTCCTACCGTGCAACAGGCATTTGAAAAAGAGATAGTAAATGCCTTAAGATTAGGAAAAATAGTAATTATTGACCTTTCGCAAGGAGATCCATTAATACAAAGATTATATAGTGAAAAAATTTGTTCAAGAATTTTTATTGATTCAATGAATAATTTTATTAAAGCCAATCCAAACAATTTTATTCAATTCTATTTCGAAGAAGCTCATAATCTATTTCCAAAAAAAGAAGATAAGGATTTAAGTCAGATATATAACAGAATTGCCAAAGAGGGCGCAAAACTAAATCTTGCAATGACATATGCAACTCAAGAAGTTAGCTCTATAAGCTCAAATATCCTAAAAAATACACAAAACTGGTTTATTGCCCATCTAAACAATGAAGACGAAACAAAAGAATTACGGAAATATTATGATTTCGTCGATTTTACGGATAGTCTTGTTCGCTTTAGTGCAAAAAATGATAAAGGTTTTGTTAGGATGAAATCGTATTCCAATCCTTTCATAGTACCAGTTCAGATTGAAAAATTCTCAGCAAAAACTTTGTCCAATGGCATATAA
- a CDS encoding DUF2075 domain-containing protein, whose protein sequence is MLIYQAPSERFVADVRENTISDKMSESYQARLGKSPGKPEFNSWQNSLSRVRDLLEIGNVQDSFVALEYEVPYNQSRLDCLLFGRGANREANVVLIELKQWTDVKPLPEEGNFVETFTGGKERIVPHPSQQVKGYHNYMQGFVEEFEKEPILSLYSCAYCHNYTKQEDKGLYDPVYKKLIGEFPLFTKGDTKALGEKIKELLQAGTGFEIFNRFMQSRLHPSKKLLENVHKIIKNDFSFSLLNEQLVAKNLIWARCRQAAKTQEKSVIIVHGGPGTGKSVIALNILAEAALQKKNVLYGCKSKPFTTGLQKLVGRGSEIMFSNLYRFIPSRTKENEFDILLIDEAHRIEKTSNHQYTKPGDRTDMPQMQQLVRCSKTTVFFIDDRQNVRSSEVGSSALVKEAAAHYNAKTYEVTLETQYRCMGSNDYLLWVESVLGYSDEKRILRKEEQFDFRIFDSPQEIMDALIEKEKEKPNSARMVAGFCWPWSSKLDENGDLVKDVRIGDFAMPWETHDKITNIPKGYVRWYEWAYRTEGIKQVGCIYTAQGFEFDYVGVIIGDDLTVDSNGNLTTNIAATKDPMLKRSPENFDRHVRNIYRTLLTRGMKGCWVCFTNQESKRLFIRRISH, encoded by the coding sequence ATGCTCATCTACCAGGCTCCCTCGGAACGATTTGTAGCTGACGTCAGGGAGAACACGATTTCCGATAAAATGTCAGAAAGTTACCAGGCAAGACTGGGAAAAAGTCCCGGCAAACCTGAATTCAATTCCTGGCAGAACAGCCTTTCGCGGGTAAGAGATCTGCTTGAAATCGGCAATGTACAGGATTCTTTTGTGGCACTCGAATATGAGGTACCCTACAATCAAAGCCGGCTCGATTGTCTTCTGTTCGGACGGGGTGCAAACCGGGAAGCCAATGTGGTTCTCATTGAGCTCAAGCAATGGACGGATGTTAAACCATTACCCGAAGAAGGTAATTTCGTGGAAACCTTTACCGGGGGCAAAGAAAGGATCGTTCCGCATCCTTCGCAGCAGGTTAAGGGATATCACAATTATATGCAGGGCTTTGTGGAGGAATTCGAAAAAGAGCCCATATTATCGCTGTATAGCTGCGCTTATTGCCATAATTATACAAAGCAGGAGGATAAAGGACTCTATGATCCTGTATATAAAAAACTAATCGGAGAATTTCCGCTTTTTACAAAAGGGGACACCAAAGCCCTCGGCGAGAAGATCAAAGAATTGCTGCAGGCTGGAACCGGATTTGAAATTTTTAACCGGTTTATGCAAAGCCGGCTGCATCCATCGAAAAAGCTGCTCGAAAATGTACATAAGATCATTAAGAATGATTTCAGTTTCTCTTTGTTAAACGAACAACTGGTTGCCAAAAACCTGATTTGGGCCCGGTGCAGACAGGCTGCTAAAACACAGGAGAAATCAGTGATCATTGTGCATGGTGGTCCCGGAACCGGGAAATCGGTTATTGCACTGAATATTTTAGCTGAAGCCGCGTTGCAGAAAAAGAATGTCCTTTACGGATGTAAATCAAAACCCTTTACCACAGGATTGCAAAAACTTGTTGGTAGAGGTAGCGAAATCATGTTTTCCAATCTCTATCGCTTCATACCCAGCAGGACAAAGGAAAATGAATTTGACATTCTTTTAATCGACGAAGCACACCGGATAGAAAAAACAAGCAACCACCAATACACAAAACCCGGTGACCGCACCGATATGCCCCAGATGCAGCAATTGGTGAGGTGTTCAAAGACAACAGTATTCTTTATTGATGACAGGCAGAATGTTCGTTCTTCAGAAGTGGGTAGTTCGGCGCTTGTGAAAGAAGCGGCTGCTCATTATAATGCGAAGACCTATGAAGTCACCCTGGAAACCCAGTACCGCTGCATGGGTTCAAATGATTATTTGCTGTGGGTTGAATCGGTGTTGGGTTATTCGGATGAGAAGCGAATATTACGAAAGGAAGAACAGTTTGATTTCCGGATTTTTGATTCTCCGCAGGAGATTATGGATGCACTGATTGAGAAGGAGAAGGAAAAACCGAACTCCGCCCGCATGGTAGCCGGATTCTGCTGGCCCTGGAGCAGCAAGTTGGATGAGAATGGTGATCTGGTAAAAGACGTGAGAATAGGCGATTTTGCCATGCCCTGGGAGACCCATGATAAAATCACAAACATTCCCAAAGGCTATGTAAGATGGTATGAGTGGGCGTATCGCACCGAAGGCATCAAGCAGGTAGGCTGCATCTACACTGCACAGGGATTTGAGTTTGATTATGTGGGAGTTATCATCGGTGATGACCTTACTGTTGACAGCAATGGTAACCTTACCACCAACATCGCCGCCACCAAAGACCCCATGCTCAAACGCAGTCCAGAAAACTTCGACAGGCATGTGAGGAATATTTACAGGACACTTTTGACGAGGGGGATGAAGGGATGCTGGGTGTGTTTTACGAATCAGGAATCAAAAAGATTATTTATAAGAAGAATTTCGCATTGA
- a CDS encoding nucleotide pyrophosphohydrolase: MATVQSKELIKKNPFYRDSWYDQNYPLTCHRQEQLKELLGKTVDQIASDFNENEGKYVAYIAIRWGFAILVNNILTPTEIWHSRSNYDGFGNHIDRAHEIDALSQELIRFRDERHWQQFHNSKDLALAISIEAAELNELFLWKTVEEAEKVDREKLKEELADVFAFALLLAEKHDFDVKEIVLEKIRKNNEKYPVEKSRGTAKKYNEL, encoded by the coding sequence ATGGCCACAGTTCAAAGCAAAGAATTAATCAAAAAAAATCCCTTTTACAGGGATTCATGGTATGACCAAAATTACCCTTTAACATGTCATCGTCAGGAACAACTTAAGGAGTTACTTGGTAAAACAGTTGATCAAATTGCCAGCGATTTCAATGAAAATGAAGGTAAATATGTTGCCTATATTGCTATTAGATGGGGCTTTGCTATACTGGTAAATAACATATTGACACCAACTGAAATCTGGCATTCCCGATCAAATTATGATGGTTTCGGAAATCATATAGATAGAGCCCATGAAATTGATGCTCTTAGTCAGGAACTCATCAGGTTCCGAGATGAACGGCATTGGCAGCAATTCCATAACTCCAAAGACCTTGCCCTGGCCATTTCCATTGAAGCGGCTGAGTTGAATGAGTTGTTTTTATGGAAGACCGTTGAAGAAGCCGAAAAGGTTGACCGTGAAAAACTGAAAGAGGAACTGGCCGATGTATTCGCCTTCGCCTTATTACTGGCAGAAAAACATGATTTTGACGTGAAAGAAATCGTTCTTGAAAAAATCAGAAAAAACAACGAAAAATACCCGGTCGAGAAATCCAGGGGAACCGCAAAGAAATATAACGAATTGTAA
- a CDS encoding T9SS type A sorting domain-containing protein — MKSLYTLAITIILQLSILQAQKIQDSKYPKKFIHLESARNQAEILIKEENEDRSPDSVLFQNYDRPNSKWVNSFKVINEFDPNGNNTLTYVYYWNDTLTQWYNVFREIKAYDQQNRRVYFEYSGWDMLSVQWVYEWKLITSHSDTASVTLHYTWNKADSIWMLDDKTQTNYNENKWVTGYFYFNINPSDSTWNNEHKELITYDSVGHIILDNHFDWDQSSREWKQSNKIVLTYDTKGNLTERLTTMPVLFTDRTSTYKQIYFYNEDNLRIGGISYKWDMPSGLWINQDKSETSYINDTLTESLGYYWQEEQWVKNDRYQYIEKDNYDLTISSNFIGDEEAFSYRYYNFYPEMIVNTENPEIQDMQLFLYPNPVTSGLTVRVNGGNEKDVFVSLIDLRGTTVFSGKVRNGSLVSLETIPKGLYICKVNFDGRTYTDKILVK, encoded by the coding sequence ATGAAAAGTCTTTACACATTGGCCATTACCATTATCCTTCAACTTTCAATTCTTCAGGCCCAGAAAATTCAGGATTCAAAGTACCCCAAGAAATTTATTCATTTAGAATCAGCCAGGAACCAGGCTGAAATCCTTATCAAAGAAGAAAATGAAGACCGTTCTCCTGATTCTGTGCTTTTTCAAAATTATGACAGGCCCAACAGTAAATGGGTAAATTCGTTTAAAGTAATCAATGAATTTGATCCAAACGGAAACAATACTTTAACTTATGTATATTACTGGAATGATACACTTACACAATGGTATAATGTGTTCAGGGAAATAAAAGCCTATGATCAACAAAACAGAAGGGTTTATTTCGAATACAGCGGCTGGGACATGCTATCGGTTCAATGGGTATATGAATGGAAATTAATAACCTCCCATTCAGATACTGCAAGTGTGACATTACATTATACCTGGAATAAGGCTGATTCGATATGGATGTTAGACGATAAAACCCAAACCAATTACAATGAAAATAAATGGGTGACCGGTTATTTTTATTTTAATATCAATCCATCTGACAGTACCTGGAATAATGAGCATAAGGAACTCATAACCTATGATTCTGTGGGGCATATCATTCTTGATAATCATTTCGACTGGGATCAATCTTCACGGGAATGGAAACAAAGTAATAAAATTGTATTAACATATGACACAAAAGGCAATCTGACCGAAAGATTGACTACTATGCCGGTTCTGTTTACAGACAGGACCAGTACATATAAACAGATTTACTTTTATAATGAAGACAATTTGCGGATTGGAGGAATTAGTTATAAATGGGATATGCCATCCGGTTTATGGATAAACCAGGACAAATCTGAGACCTCTTACATTAATGATACACTGACAGAATCGCTCGGGTATTACTGGCAAGAGGAACAATGGGTTAAAAATGACCGGTATCAGTATATAGAAAAAGATAATTACGATCTGACTATTAGTTCCAATTTTATTGGGGATGAAGAAGCATTCTCATACAGGTATTATAATTTTTATCCTGAAATGATTGTCAACACTGAAAATCCTGAAATTCAGGATATGCAATTATTTCTTTATCCAAACCCGGTAACTTCGGGGTTAACGGTTCGTGTAAATGGCGGAAATGAAAAGGACGTATTTGTTTCATTGATCGATTTACGTGGCACGACAGTTTTTTCCGGTAAAGTGAGAAATGGATCTTTAGTTTCCCTTGAAACCATTCCGAAAGGATTGTATATCTGTAAGGTCAATTTTGATGGAAGAACTTATACAGACAAAATACTGGTGAAATAA
- a CDS encoding cupin domain-containing protein, whose product MKRTIVNPIIKDILTFLQTDEESNGKITEAEITLMPGGGNPLHYHKTYSETFTAINGELGLKLGKETKILNAGESYTVTPMSLHRFYNPTDKEIKFNVKVRPGHTGFENSLRIIYGLAADGLTDNKSVPKSLKHTAIVVCMSDMNIPGMLSLLFPLLKRISDKAIKNGEQQKLIDKYCN is encoded by the coding sequence ATGAAAAGGACAATCGTAAATCCCATCATTAAAGACATTTTAACCTTCCTGCAGACAGATGAAGAATCAAATGGAAAAATAACTGAAGCTGAAATTACCCTTATGCCGGGAGGAGGAAATCCTCTGCATTACCATAAAACGTATTCTGAAACTTTTACTGCAATTAACGGAGAACTGGGTTTAAAATTAGGGAAAGAAACAAAGATCCTGAATGCAGGAGAATCATACACGGTTACTCCCATGTCACTGCATAGATTCTATAATCCAACCGACAAAGAGATTAAATTCAATGTTAAAGTAAGACCAGGACATACCGGGTTTGAAAATTCATTGAGGATAATTTATGGGTTGGCTGCCGATGGCCTTACCGATAATAAATCGGTTCCCAAAAGTTTAAAGCATACGGCAATTGTTGTATGCATGAGTGATATGAATATCCCCGGAATGTTATCACTGCTATTTCCTCTTTTAAAACGTATTTCAGATAAGGCAATAAAAAACGGCGAACAACAAAAGCTAATCGACAAATATTGTAATTAG
- a CDS encoding MBL fold metallo-hydrolase — protein sequence MKLTENLHLLQIDFEIALSPDKKLPRFVNVLIILGDKITLIDTGVKGSEQKIVDYIRSINRNASEIGTVILSHSHPDHIGCAARIKEITGCKVMAHAAEREWIENIEVQMQQRPVPGFLNLVDRNVVIDEFIPDHQEIKIKQNCTLRFIHAPGHSAGSLNILFKEDRILFTADSVPLKNDIPNYDNYRDLMQSLEAIRNNDQYDMLLTSWTPPVRNKTAISRLLEEGEEYMRSVDRAVKSCYKGKTDEFPVSCQCAVEKLGLPAFMANPIVDRAFKSNF from the coding sequence ATGAAACTCACAGAAAACCTTCACCTGCTGCAGATCGATTTTGAAATCGCATTAAGCCCGGATAAAAAACTGCCACGATTTGTCAATGTATTGATTATCCTTGGAGATAAAATAACCCTTATCGATACAGGCGTAAAAGGAAGTGAACAGAAAATAGTTGATTATATCCGGAGTATCAACAGGAACGCCTCAGAAATCGGGACTGTTATTTTATCTCATTCCCATCCCGATCATATCGGCTGTGCCGCGAGGATCAAGGAAATAACCGGCTGCAAGGTTATGGCCCATGCCGCGGAAAGGGAATGGATTGAAAACATTGAAGTGCAAATGCAACAGCGTCCTGTACCCGGGTTCCTTAACCTGGTGGACAGAAATGTTGTTATTGATGAATTTATTCCGGATCATCAGGAAATAAAGATAAAACAAAATTGCACCTTACGATTTATTCATGCTCCCGGACATTCCGCCGGGTCGCTGAATATTTTGTTCAAAGAAGACCGGATCCTGTTTACAGCGGATTCTGTTCCGTTGAAAAACGATATTCCCAATTACGACAATTACCGCGATCTCATGCAATCGCTGGAGGCAATCCGGAATAACGACCAATACGATATGCTGCTGACGTCCTGGACTCCTCCCGTGAGAAATAAAACCGCAATCTCCAGATTGCTGGAAGAAGGCGAAGAATACATGAGAAGCGTCGACAGGGCGGTGAAAAGTTGCTATAAAGGCAAAACTGATGAATTTCCGGTTTCATGCCAGTGTGCGGTGGAGAAACTGGGGCTTCCGGCGTTTATGGCAAACCCGATTGTGGACAGGGCGTTTAAAAGCAATTTCTGA
- a CDS encoding GyrI-like domain-containing protein has product MNAYQKEYIHRINKVIDYIEEHIDEELSLEILSSVASFSPFHFHRIFAAFVGETLYDFIKRLRIEKAASLLINDPDIPVSEVAVICGFNSTSVFCRNFKDRFRISAGEFRKSWSKDSKNRQSLSKNSKLSEMTMDYVCENNLNISTMKDNFQIKDMPAMDVLYCRHTGRFDQIGQAYEKLFRWAGPRGLLQFPETKGLTYYHDDPKVTDAEKIRQSACITVKGDVKTEGEIGKMKIPGGKYVVGEFEIFTHEFQQAWDSTCVWLSQSGYQPADACPYELYHNNGELDPQKKFRVDICIPVKAL; this is encoded by the coding sequence ATGAACGCCTATCAGAAAGAATACATTCACCGGATTAACAAGGTAATCGATTATATCGAAGAACATATTGACGAGGAACTGTCGCTTGAAATCCTTTCATCGGTTGCCAGTTTTTCACCGTTTCATTTTCACCGGATCTTTGCCGCCTTTGTGGGTGAAACGCTGTATGATTTTATTAAACGACTGCGTATTGAAAAGGCGGCCAGCCTATTGATCAATGATCCCGATATACCTGTTTCGGAAGTTGCCGTGATATGCGGATTCAACAGCACCTCCGTTTTCTGCCGGAATTTTAAGGACAGGTTCAGGATCAGCGCCGGCGAATTTCGCAAAAGTTGGAGTAAAGACAGCAAGAATCGTCAATCGCTCAGCAAGAACAGTAAATTGTCAGAAATGACCATGGACTATGTTTGTGAAAACAATTTAAACATCAGTACCATGAAAGACAATTTTCAAATCAAAGACATGCCGGCAATGGACGTTCTGTATTGCCGCCACACCGGCAGGTTCGACCAGATCGGCCAGGCGTATGAGAAATTATTCAGATGGGCAGGTCCCCGCGGATTGCTGCAATTCCCGGAAACAAAGGGATTGACGTATTATCATGATGATCCGAAGGTTACCGATGCGGAAAAGATCCGCCAGAGTGCCTGTATCACTGTTAAAGGTGATGTAAAAACCGAGGGGGAAATAGGTAAAATGAAGATTCCCGGCGGTAAGTATGTTGTCGGCGAATTCGAGATTTTTACCCATGAATTCCAGCAGGCATGGGATTCAACCTGTGTGTGGCTCTCCCAGAGCGGTTATCAGCCGGCCGATGCATGCCCGTATGAGTTGTATCACAACAACGGCGAACTCGATCCGCAGAAGAAGTTCAGGGTGGATATTTGTATACCGGTGAAGGCTTTGTAA